CCGGAACGGCCGTGAACGTGTCGTGGAACGCGGTGCCCTTGATGAAGCCGGGGGCGACCGTGTTGACCGTGATGCCCGTCCCGGCGAGCTCCTTCGCGAGCCCCTTGGTGAAGCCCCGGACGCCGGCCTTGGCGGCGGCGTACGCGACCGAGCCGGGCCCGCCGCCGTTGTGCGCGGCCAGCGAGGACATCGTGATGATGCGTCCGGCGGAGGACTGCGTCAGATACGGCAGAGCGGCCCGCACCGTGCGGAACGCCGACGTCAGATTGGTGGAGAGGACCCGCTCGAAGTGGTCGTCCGACATCTCGGCTATCTTCTCGCGGCCGATCAGATGGCCCGCGTTGCAGACCAGGACGTCCAGGCCGCCGAGGAATCCGGTGGCCTCCTCGACCAGCAGGTCCACCTCCCCGGTCACGGTCACGTCGGCCCGGAACGCCTTGGCCCTGCGGCCGAGCGCCTCGACGGCGGAGACGGTCCTCGCCGCCTCGTCCGCGGAGGAGTTGTAGTGGACGGCGACGTCGGCGCCGGCCTCGGCCAGGGCGACGGCGATGGCCCGGCCGATGCCGTGGCCCGCCCCCGTGACGAGCGCGCGGGAGCCGTTGAGATCAGCAGACATGGGTGTTGCCCTTTCGGTGACCGGCCCGCAGCGGGCCGGAACCGGTCACTTGAGACCGGCGGTTGCGAAGCCCTGCACGAAGTAGCGCTGGCCGACGAGGAAGAGGACGACCATGGGCAGGGTGGCGAGCGTGGTGCCCGCCATCAGGAAGTGCCACTGGGTGCCGTTCTCCGTCTTGAAGACGGAGAGCCCCACCTGGATCACCCGCAGGCTGTCCGAATGGGTCACCAGCAGAGGCCAGAGGAAGTTGTTCCACGAGGATTCGAAGGTCAGCAGTGCCACGGTGATGAAGGCGGGCTTGACCTGCGGCGACATGATCCGGGCATAGATCCGGAACTCACCGAGCCCGTCGAGCCGGGCGGCCTCCTCCAGCTCCACCGGCAGGTCCAGATAGAACTGCCGGAAGAGGAAGACGGCGAACGGCGTGACCGCGCCCGGAACGATGAGCGCCCACCAGCTGTCCAGCCAGCCGCTGCCGCCCTGGCCGAAGATGTCGTTCCCGCCGGCCAGCGGCATGAAGCGGACGATCAGGAACTCCGGCAGCACCTTGGTGTACGTGGGGATCATCAGGGCCGCGACGAAGAGGTAGAAGATCGTCTCGCTGCCCCGGAACCTGATGCGCGCCAGCGCGTACCCCGCCATCGACGCCACCAGCACGTTGAGCACGGTGTGGCTGATCGCGATGACGAAGCTGTTGCGGGCGTACGTCGCGAACGGCGCCGCCTTCAGCGCGTCGACGTAGTTGCCGAACTCCCAGTGCTCCGGCAGCAGTCCGCCGTCCTGCGACGCGATCTCGACCGGGGTCTTGAGCGAGGTGATGACCATCCAGGCGAACGGCACCACCATCAGCAGGGAGACGACGGACAGGGACACGTAGAGCGCGATCCGGCCGACGGGGACAGGCCTGCCCTTCGCCGGTGCCTTCGGTGATCCTGGCGCGGGAACCGGCTTCAGCAGCTCAGTTGTGGCCACGACTGCCTCCCATGATCCGCTTGTTGACCAGGGTGAAGCCCATCAGCAGCACGAAGAGCACCAGCGACTGCGCGCTGGCGTAACCGACGCGGAACTCCCGGAAGGCGGACTTGTAGATCTCGTACGTCATCATCGTGGTGCTGTTGGCGGGGCCGCCGTCGGTCAGGATGTAGATCTGGTCGAAGGACTGGAACGCGCTGATCATCGAGGTGATGAGCACGAAGAACGTCGCCGGCTTCAGCAGCGGCAGCGTGATCGAGAAGAACTGCCTGACCCTGGACGCCCCGTCCACCGACGCGGCCTCGTACAGCTCCTTCGGCAGGGACTGCAGGGCGGCGAGGTAGATGAGCATCTTCATGCCGATGCCCTGCCAGATGCCGACCAGGATCACCGAGGGCAGCGCCCAGGTGGTCGAGGACAGCCAGGCCGGCCCC
The DNA window shown above is from Streptomyces sp. Alt3 and carries:
- a CDS encoding SDR family NAD(P)-dependent oxidoreductase; this translates as MSADLNGSRALVTGAGHGIGRAIAVALAEAGADVAVHYNSSADEAARTVSAVEALGRRAKAFRADVTVTGEVDLLVEEATGFLGGLDVLVCNAGHLIGREKIAEMSDDHFERVLSTNLTSAFRTVRAALPYLTQSSAGRIITMSSLAAHNGGGPGSVAYAAAKAGVRGFTKGLAKELAGTGITVNTVAPGFIKGTAFHDTFTAVPAQEAMEAGIPVGRAGTPQDVAHAVVHLASPASGFLTATTVDIDGGVWPR
- a CDS encoding carbohydrate ABC transporter permease — translated: MATTELLKPVPAPGSPKAPAKGRPVPVGRIALYVSLSVVSLLMVVPFAWMVITSLKTPVEIASQDGGLLPEHWEFGNYVDALKAAPFATYARNSFVIAISHTVLNVLVASMAGYALARIRFRGSETIFYLFVAALMIPTYTKVLPEFLIVRFMPLAGGNDIFGQGGSGWLDSWWALIVPGAVTPFAVFLFRQFYLDLPVELEEAARLDGLGEFRIYARIMSPQVKPAFITVALLTFESSWNNFLWPLLVTHSDSLRVIQVGLSVFKTENGTQWHFLMAGTTLATLPMVVLFLVGQRYFVQGFATAGLK